The nucleotide window ATGAGGTTTTGTAGTTCCCGACTTACTTCATTCTCACGACAGGCTGAAAGTAGTAGTGTGATGGGTAAAATAATGATGAGGAGGGGAGTCAGAATATTTTTCACAGTCCTTTATGTTGGTAGGTGAAGCTAATATAAATGTTAGGGACCATTCGATTGACTGGTTGAAGTCAATTTGATTTATACACAAACAATTATTCGAGAGAAGAACCTTAATAGTGGATGGTACAATAGACTTACATCCCATTCAATACCGAAAGAGGAAATATGGCGAAGGAAAGTACTTATCCAGATCGGTCATCATCTTTGGAGAAATATAGCCCCAATTGGTATATCCATCATCAATGGCTTGTTGTGTCAGGATTTGTAAATGGGTGTGACAGAACCAACCACCACTATCACTTTCCTGTCCGATACGGGCAAATACTTCCCCCGACTCAAGTTTATCGCCAACACTTACCATGTGTGGCGTTTTGAGGTGGCCATAGAACGAATAAAAAACGATCTCATTGATCTCATGTTTCAACATGACATAGCCACCGTAGTTGCCTATTTGTTGCTCTTTTCCAATTTTGAAAACATCAGCGTCCAATGGACAAAACATGGGCGTATCATACGGAACAATAATGTCCAGCCCAAGGTGGTAATACCTTTGCTCTTCAATGATATTAGGGTAGTCTCTTAATATGTTCTTTCGTTCTTCCAGGTACTTGCCAATGCCCCATTGACAGGAAGACCTTTCCATTTCATCAAAGATCATCTGATTGAATTCATGGAAATCGGTGAGGTTGTATTCAGATGTTCTGGGATTATTGGATGAGAAATTAAAAATGTAAGGCTTTCCTTTCAGGTAGTCACCAAATAATGGGTAAACTTCGATGCCATTGAGGTTGAGTGGATAGTACATTTTTTTATTTTTCTGAAAAGCTATTTAATCTCCTTTTCATCTTCGGCATTGACGAACAATACATTGCCGATGCCTTTGTAACCTTCAAAAGTTTCTCCCCCTCGTTGTTTGATGGCTTCTACTCGGAAGCCAATGATTGTGAGGTCCGCCGCTTTGGATCTTGCGTTCACGATATCTTTATGACTGCCCTGACCTTCTTTTTTGACAATGACCTCAATGTTGTTATTAGAAATGGGCAATCTTCCTTCTTGCGTAAGTTCCAATAGATTTTCTTTTTGTTCCTTGGCCGTTTCTTCCGGGAAGATCGCAATTATTTTGATGTGTGCTTTTCTCCAGTCCGGGTGTCCCATAAGAATGTAACCGATCAGGATCATCAGGTTGGCATTCTCATAGTCGCTGTGGGTGATCCAGATATGGATTTCATGTTTGAAGCCAAATCCGCGTTCCGAACTGGCCAGCACACAAATGTCATAATCCGCGGAGCGAACTAAAGGAATGTTTTCAATGATGTCTTTGGTACTTTCCCCATTGATCTTGGAAAACTCGAATAGGAACATGTTGCCTTCTTTGCCTGAGATGCTGGGAAGCTGCAAGGATTGAGCAATGGCCGTGGTATAAGACGGAGAGATCATGGTATCCATGTACACATTACTTTTCACCTTACCCGCTACCTTGACCAATTGATTCAAATCTGCCTTCGCCTGTTGGTGCGTTTCCCTGGATAAGTAGCCACGTATGAAATGGATGTAGGTTCCGAACCCAAACCTGTGACTCATCCACCGGATCAAGTCAAAGTCAGCAGTCCGTTTGAATGTGTTTTGTGAAATACAGATAATGGAAGGCCTCCAGTCTTCATCGTCTTTCTCCGCATTTTGGAGAAAAATCTGAATCTTACGTGAAAGTTGAAAAATGGCTCCCTGAAAGATTTTGGCCATTCCCTGGTTGTCATCGTTGACCCGGGAAATGATGGAATAGATAATGACCATGATGACCAAAGAGGCAATTGCGTAGGGCGCGTTCATGGAAAACATGAGGTAGAAACACATGAGTGCGCCAACCAGTGAAAAATACCATTTGGACCGAAAAGCAGGTCGATAGGAGGGGTCCGCGGCAAAATGATGCAGAAAGGAGATCAGACAGATGGCACCATAGGTCACCATGAAAAACATAGAGATGATCTCTGCCACAAAGTCCACGTTGCCCAAGGCGACAAATACAAATGCGAGTAGGCTCGTCACCAGAATCCCATTAATGGGTTCTTTGTTTTTTCCGGCCTCTTTACTAAGCCATCGGTTTACCAATGGAACACCAAAGACTTGATCTACAGCCAACGCTTGCAAAGTACGCGGTGCAACCATGATGGATCCGAGCGCTGAAGAGAGTGTTGCCCCGATGAGACCAATGATAATGATGGGCCCCCATGTAGCGATTTTGGCCATGATCAGTTGGTCATTGGCCAATTCTTCCGGACTAGCCGAGATACTTAATTTGTAAGCTGCTGCAATATAGATGAGCATGCCAGCCAGGGTGGCCCAGATAGTCCCTTTAGGAATTGAAACCTTGGGGTTCTTTAAATCTCCTGATAAGCCGACACCTGCTGCCATTCCGGTGAAGGCCGGGAAAATGATGGCAAAAACGTAAAAGAAGCTATCCTTATCCGGAACCGTGGCAGTGAAATTGACTATCCCCAAATTGGCGTGATCCGTAGTTCCGGCAAAGAACAGCACCAAAGCCGCAAAGAGCAGGGTAACCACCCCATACAAGGCTTTGATCCCAATGTCTGCGCCTTTTGTTAGCATCAGGATACTCACGAATAGCGTAAGTGGGATACTGACCAGGCGCTTGTCTGATAAGTTCAGATCGTACTGCAGGTTAATGTATTCGAAAACCGGCGTAAATGCTTCTGCACAAGCGATGATGTAGAAAGCGACACTGATTGCCTGCGATAAATAGAGTGTGACGCCAATTGCCGCACCTATGTTGATGCCAAACGATCGCGAGATGATGTAGTAAACTCCTCCACCTTCAACCTTTTGGTTGGTGGCAATCTCTGCGATGGCCATGGCTGTAGGTAAGGTGACCAAATGTCCGATGGCGATGATGCCCAGGGTTCCCAATAGTCCGGTATGGCCTACCGCATATCCAAATCTTAAAAACAACACGGCGCCAAGAATGGTAGAGAGGGTCGTCATGAAGACCGGCATCGTGCCGAAGTTGGCCTTTTGACTCTTATTTGCTGCGTTTTCGGGCATGGTTGTGAACTTGGGCCTAAACTATCTGCTTTTCAATTATAAACGTGGCAAATCAGCAGAATCTTGTCAAAAAAGTGCGAGTGTCGTATATAGAGCGTACTTATTCTTTCATAATACCACTCTACTCCGAAATTCCCCGGATCGTTGTGAACTTTCTATTCTATAAATGTCAGTAAGAGTGAATCATAAGGGAATCTGTATACTGCTAATATGCGGACCCGTTAGAAGATATAAATTTATCTTTAGATATATTTAGATAAGAACGGAATTGGTAAATGGTTAGAAGGTCATGTAAGACCAATTTTTACTCCGTTTTTAGGGATTTCACAGGATTAATATTCGCAATTCTTAGGGCCTGAATTGAAATGGTACTTACGGCTATGATCAATACAGAAATGGTAGGAAGTATGTAATACCACCATCGGAGAGGAACTCTAAAGGCAAAATCCTCTAACCACAAAACGGCGAATGCATTTACAAAGGGCAAAGCGATAATACCTACGATAACCAGCATAATGATGTAGCTTTTTGACAGGGTCAAAACCATCTGTATTAAGGACGCTCCCAGTGTTTTACGGATGCCCATTTCTTTGGTTCTTAACTTGGTCACAAAGGCAAACAAAGCGAGCATGCCTACAAGTGCTAAACCGATTCCGATAGAGGAGAATAGCTTGAGAATGATAAACATATCGTTCTCAGATTTATAGGCATTGTCCATGTATGAACTTACCAGTATGGAAGTGATCAGTGAGCCAGGAGCAAGATTTTGAAGTTTTTCCTCAATTTTTTCGATCGTACTTGCGGGTGAATTGGATTTAAATCGTACCAAAAGGTAATTCAATGCATTTTGATCTTTATCAGAGAGCTGTACAACCAACGGTTCAATTTCATGATGAAGGGAAGCAAAATGAAAGTCTTCAATGACTCCAACGATCTCTCCTTCACGCTGCCTAAAAGAATTGACAGCAATTAAACCTACTGGATCAACGTTTGGTAACAGGGAGGCGGCAGCTTCATTCATGAAATACTTATTTCCCTGGAACTGCATTTTACTTATACCACCTTCTTTTACCGAAATACCCATTGTTTCCAAGAATTGGTTGTCTGCAGCGATAACTCTGGAGCTGAGACCGGTCTGAGGTGAGTTTTTCAGAAAGAAGGTTTCGATACTTATCCGTTTGCCTACCAGGTGAGAACTAAAAGAGACGTGAGATACGTCAGGGATTTTTTCTAACTCTGCCCGAATTGTATTCGAGGAAAGAATGGCCTGAGTTTTTAACCGTCCGTGAAGCTTGATGGTGATGACCTCATCACGTGCAAAACCCATATTCTTGTCCTTAATAAAGTCGATCTGTTTGCTGACAATGAATGTGGCTATGAGTAAAAAGATGGAAATCATAAACTGTATACCCACCATTAGTCGTCTGAGTGAGACTTTGTTGCCAATTTTTAGATCCTTTCCACCTCCGGTATCACCTAAATTGACCTTAGAGAGATAGGAAGAAGTTAATAGGCTGGCGACCCCACCGATGACCATTGGTAGAAGGAATACAAGGGTCAATAGACCGGGAGAGAATAGTTTTTCGTGAGGAATAGCAATATTGGCCAACTGATTGTAATAAGGCAATGCGAGTGATGTCCAGATAAGCGCCAGTGCAACACTGATAATTACCAGGAATATTACCTCAACCAGGAATTGAATAATAAGTTGCTTTCTTGTGCTTCCAAGAATTTTGCGAACGACAATTTCATTCAGCCGATTCAGGCTTTGAACCATTTGTAGATTGATGAAATTGATGATGGCTACCAGAAGTATGAATATTCCTAAAGATGAAAAGATATAGATCAGCTTAATGTCACTATTGACACTGATTTCTTTTTCTCTGTGGGAATGGAGGTGGATATCTCGAACAGGTACTAACTCGAGTAGTTCGTTTTCAGCAATAATCGCTTCCTCGGTCATAAAGCCTTCAAGAAATTCAACTTTAAAATCAAATAGTTTTTCACGTACTTTTTCAACATCTTCTATAGAGTTGAACAAGGTATAGATGCTTACTCCGGCCCAAAGTCGATCAGGATCCCGCATGAGCATAGAGTTTTTAGAAGATACGATGCAATCGATCTTGAGATGAGAGTTTTCCGGAAAGTCCTTGATGACCCCAGTTACTGTGATGAACCAACCATCGTCAAAATCGATCACCTCTCCAATGCGTTGCTCACCATCCTTGAATAGTCGACTAGCCGTCGATTCAGTGATCACCACTGAAGA belongs to Cytophagales bacterium and includes:
- a CDS encoding FtsX-like permease family protein, giving the protein MINHYNKVALRNLVKHKFFSFINVLGFSIAIAVCLLIGLNVMDELSYETSYPKHDRIYRLATRTWAKSSPILATEFKKKMPEVAEIGRLFTYDATTIEYEERQILIEHPYMGDSTILDIFDLEFIEGSPGALNSPSSVVITESTASRLFKDGEQRIGEVIDFDDGWFITVTGVIKDFPENSHLKIDCIVSSKNSMLMRDPDRLWAGVSIYTLFNSIEDVEKVREKLFDFKVEFLEGFMTEEAIIAENELLELVPVRDIHLHSHREKEISVNSDIKLIYIFSSLGIFILLVAIINFINLQMVQSLNRLNEIVVRKILGSTRKQLIIQFLVEVIFLVIISVALALIWTSLALPYYNQLANIAIPHEKLFSPGLLTLVFLLPMVIGGVASLLTSSYLSKVNLGDTGGGKDLKIGNKVSLRRLMVGIQFMISIFLLIATFIVSKQIDFIKDKNMGFARDEVITIKLHGRLKTQAILSSNTIRAELEKIPDVSHVSFSSHLVGKRISIETFFLKNSPQTGLSSRVIAADNQFLETMGISVKEGGISKMQFQGNKYFMNEAAASLLPNVDPVGLIAVNSFRQREGEIVGVIEDFHFASLHHEIEPLVVQLSDKDQNALNYLLVRFKSNSPASTIEKIEEKLQNLAPGSLITSILVSSYMDNAYKSENDMFIILKLFSSIGIGLALVGMLALFAFVTKLRTKEMGIRKTLGASLIQMVLTLSKSYIIMLVIVGIIALPFVNAFAVLWLEDFAFRVPLRWWYYILPTISVLIIAVSTISIQALRIANINPVKSLKTE
- a CDS encoding peptidoglycan DD-metalloendopeptidase family protein is translated as MYYPLNLNGIEVYPLFGDYLKGKPYIFNFSSNNPRTSEYNLTDFHEFNQMIFDEMERSSCQWGIGKYLEERKNILRDYPNIIEEQRYYHLGLDIIVPYDTPMFCPLDADVFKIGKEQQIGNYGGYVMLKHEINEIVFYSFYGHLKTPHMVSVGDKLESGEVFARIGQESDSGGWFCHTHLQILTQQAIDDGYTNWGYISPKMMTDLDKYFPSPYFLFRY
- a CDS encoding amino acid permease, encoding MPENAANKSQKANFGTMPVFMTTLSTILGAVLFLRFGYAVGHTGLLGTLGIIAIGHLVTLPTAMAIAEIATNQKVEGGGVYYIISRSFGINIGAAIGVTLYLSQAISVAFYIIACAEAFTPVFEYINLQYDLNLSDKRLVSIPLTLFVSILMLTKGADIGIKALYGVVTLLFAALVLFFAGTTDHANLGIVNFTATVPDKDSFFYVFAIIFPAFTGMAAGVGLSGDLKNPKVSIPKGTIWATLAGMLIYIAAAYKLSISASPEELANDQLIMAKIATWGPIIIIGLIGATLSSALGSIMVAPRTLQALAVDQVFGVPLVNRWLSKEAGKNKEPINGILVTSLLAFVFVALGNVDFVAEIISMFFMVTYGAICLISFLHHFAADPSYRPAFRSKWYFSLVGALMCFYLMFSMNAPYAIASLVIMVIIYSIISRVNDDNQGMAKIFQGAIFQLSRKIQIFLQNAEKDDEDWRPSIICISQNTFKRTADFDLIRWMSHRFGFGTYIHFIRGYLSRETHQQAKADLNQLVKVAGKVKSNVYMDTMISPSYTTAIAQSLQLPSISGKEGNMFLFEFSKINGESTKDIIENIPLVRSADYDICVLASSERGFGFKHEIHIWITHSDYENANLMILIGYILMGHPDWRKAHIKIIAIFPEETAKEQKENLLELTQEGRLPISNNNIEVIVKKEGQGSHKDIVNARSKAADLTIIGFRVEAIKQRGGETFEGYKGIGNVLFVNAEDEKEIK